From the Paenibacillus sp. R14(2021) genome, the window CTAACTGGCGCACGCGGCTTTGCCTTTCACGTGCCAGCGCCTCCTGCTCCGCGGGAGGTGCAAAGCCGATGGCCGCCGCTCCCTGGCCCGCGCCCGTGCCGGCTGCGTCTTCCAATCCCGCAGCCTCCTGGCGGCGAATCGGCGCTCCCGAATTCCCTTCATCTGCCGCAGCCAGTGCTTCATGCCCGGCCCGCTGCAGCAGCGTATCCTTACGTATGCGGCGTCTCTTCACATCGATCGCCAGATTGACGGCAATGCGGGATGCCCATGTTTTGAAGCCTTCATTCCGGTAACCGGGCAGAGAGAGATAGATCCGCACAAGCGTCTCCTGCAGCGCATCCTCCGCGTCCCTTGTATCTCGCAGCACGCTCCAAATCAGCCGATACAGCTCATCCTGATAACGTACCGCTAGCTCG encodes:
- a CDS encoding RNA polymerase sigma factor — protein: MPDEDIIAQIRQGNREAYRELAVRYQDELYRLIWSVLRDTRDAEDALQETLVRIYLSLPGYRNEGFKTWASRIAVNLAIDVKRRRIRKDTLLQRAGHEALAAADEGNSGAPIRRQEAAGLEDAAGTGAGQGAAAIGFAPPAEQEALARERQSRVRQLVASLPDSYRKVVRAYYLEDRSQKEIAEREQLQVRSVESKLYRAKQWMRRHWKEEDLE